A region from the Indicator indicator isolate 239-I01 chromosome 4, UM_Iind_1.1, whole genome shotgun sequence genome encodes:
- the NR1H3 gene encoding oxysterols receptor LXR-alpha, which produces MGPTQLSTQDHGKRVASVFEMEEEGLSLFPGSETPPEHAENPPLKRKKGPAPKMLGNEVCSVCGDKASGFHYNVLSCEGCKGFFRRSVIKGAQYVCKNGGKCEMDMYMRRKCQECRLRKCQEAGMREQYVLSEEQIQLKKLKKQEDNQARTVVVRPNPPNPPSPSHKLTPEQLSMIKKLVAAQQQCNQRSFTDRLKVTPWPQVPDPNNREARQQRFAHFTELAIISVQEIVDFAKQLPGFLELTREDQIALLKTSTIEVMLLETSRRYNPEIESITFLKDLSYNRDDFAKAGLQFEFINPIFEFSKGMNELQLNDAEYALLIAINIFSADRPNVQDQSLVERLQHTYVEALHSYICINRPNDRLMFPRMLMKLVSLRTLSSVHSEQVFALRLQDKKLPPLLSEIWDVHE; this is translated from the exons ATGGGTCCGACTCAACTCAGCACACAGGATCATGGGAAGAGGGTGGCAAGTGTATTTGAGATGGAAGAGGAAGGACTTTCGCTCTTCCCTGGCTCAGAAACTCCCCCTGAGCATGCAG AAAATCCCCCCCTGAAGCGGAAGAAGGGCCCAGCCCCTAAGATGCTGGGAAATGAAGTGTGCAGCGTGTGTGGGGACAAGGCCTCTGGCTTCCACTACAACGTGCTGAGCTGTGAAGGCTGCAAGGGCTTCTTCCGGCGCAGTGTCATCAAGGGTGCACAGTATGTCTGCAAGAACGGTGGCAAGTGTGAGATGGACATGTACATGCGTCGCAAGTGTCAGGAGTGCCGGCTGCGCAAGTGCCAGGAAGCAGGAATGCGGGAGCAGT ATGTTCTGTCTGAAGAACAGATCCAGCTCaagaaactgaagaaacagGAAGACAATCAGGCTCGGACAGTTGTGGTGCGTCCAAACCCTCCAAATCCACCAAGCCCTTCCCACAAACTGACACCTGAACAGCTGAGCATGATAAAGAAGCTtgtggctgctcagcagcagtgcaacCAGCGCTCGTTCACAGACAGGCTCAAAGTGACG CCGTGGCCCCAGGTTCCTGACCCTAACAACCGTGAAGCAAGGCAGCAGCGTTTTGCTCATTTCACAGAGCTCGCAATTATCTCTGTACAAGAGATTGTAGACTTCGCCAAGCAACTCCCTGGCTTCTTGGAGCTCACCAGGGAAGATCAGATTGCTTTGCTGAAGACATCTACCATAGAG GTTATGTTGTTGGAGACATCTCGGCGCTACAATCCAGAGATTGAGAGCATCACCTTTCTGAAGGACCTGAGCTATAATCGGGATGACTTCGCCAAAGCAG GTCTGCAGTTTGAGTTCATTAACCCCATTTTTGAGTTCTCAAAGGGAATGAATGAGCTACAGCTCAACGATGCAGAATATGCACTTTTAATCGCCATCAACATTTTCTCTGCAG ACCGACCAAATGTGCAGGACCAGTCCCTGGTGGAGAGGCTGCAACACACCTATGTGGAAGCCCTTCATTCTTACATTTGTATCAACAGACCAAAT GACCGCCTGATGTTTCCACGGATGTTAATGAAGCTGGTCAGTCTTCGGACACTAAGTAGCGTCCACTCGGAACAGGTGTTCGCCCTCCGGCTGCAGGACAAGAAactccctcccctgctctcaGAAATATGGGATGTGCATGAGTGA